The Methanoplanus sp. FWC-SCC4 genome has a window encoding:
- a CDS encoding ABC1 kinase family protein gives MVTRLKRYGQIADIMVKYGFGIFLDEIDPNATRRKVFYKKAVPDSRSPYERMRLALEELGPTFVKFGQMLASRSETLPPELIEELKKLHNDVAPVPFHEIKPVIEEYCGRIEDAFSYFEETPIAAASIGQVHRAILKDGTIVAIKVQRPGITEKIETDTLLIENMAKRYEKVNPAVKAYNLSGMVDDFAHMMKRELDYVAEGKNADIFRRNFINKPQIKFPKIFWDYSGSRLLTMEYIEGIRVDNIEGIKIFGYEPADFADLGFEAYLKMIFEDGFFHIDPHPGNLIVTPDGELAFIDLGAIAIIRPERRDTFIKLLLAIVDTDVDMIIETFQKLGVRIDEDDMDDIKDQLYYALFDTEGFEISSVDAGNALESVPKIMNQYNIQIPGTLMSLLKVIMMVLGIGITLNPNFNFYDKARPYLREIVHTRYFSPKSFKKTSHTLLESVDSIMKLPRIFNRTMNKWAAGKVQIDIVAKDVEKLSETIDKATDKLLMGLVASSLVIGASIVMFSADIEYAQWLIYLTVVIYVAAFSIGLGTLIKIVYIDDKKKKKY, from the coding sequence ATGGTTACCCGCCTCAAACGCTATGGTCAGATCGCAGACATCATGGTCAAGTACGGTTTTGGCATATTTCTTGATGAAATTGATCCAAATGCAACCAGAAGAAAGGTATTTTACAAAAAAGCCGTACCTGACAGTCGTTCACCATACGAGAGGATGAGGCTGGCATTAGAAGAGCTCGGACCCACGTTTGTAAAATTCGGACAGATGCTTGCCTCAAGAAGTGAAACTCTGCCGCCAGAACTAATCGAAGAGCTAAAAAAGCTTCACAACGATGTCGCACCCGTTCCTTTTCACGAGATAAAACCGGTAATTGAAGAGTATTGCGGAAGGATAGAGGACGCTTTTTCATATTTTGAGGAAACTCCGATTGCAGCGGCATCCATAGGGCAGGTACACAGAGCAATACTAAAAGACGGAACAATAGTCGCAATAAAGGTTCAGCGCCCCGGTATAACCGAAAAAATTGAGACTGACACGCTTTTGATTGAAAACATGGCGAAGAGGTATGAAAAGGTAAATCCTGCGGTGAAAGCCTACAACCTCTCCGGCATGGTTGATGATTTCGCACATATGATGAAACGCGAGCTTGATTATGTTGCGGAAGGTAAAAATGCCGATATATTCAGACGCAATTTCATCAACAAACCACAGATTAAGTTCCCAAAAATTTTCTGGGATTATTCGGGATCAAGACTTCTTACAATGGAGTATATCGAGGGTATCCGTGTCGACAATATTGAAGGAATTAAAATATTCGGATATGAACCTGCCGACTTTGCGGATCTGGGATTTGAGGCTTACCTAAAAATGATATTCGAAGACGGATTCTTCCACATTGATCCTCACCCCGGCAATCTTATTGTGACTCCGGATGGAGAGCTCGCTTTTATTGATCTGGGCGCAATAGCAATAATACGGCCTGAAAGGCGGGATACCTTCATCAAACTTCTCCTGGCAATCGTTGATACCGATGTTGACATGATAATTGAGACATTTCAAAAACTCGGGGTCAGAATTGACGAGGATGACATGGATGATATTAAGGATCAGCTCTATTATGCCCTTTTTGACACCGAAGGATTTGAAATCTCAAGCGTTGATGCCGGAAATGCATTAGAGTCAGTCCCGAAGATTATGAACCAGTACAACATTCAGATCCCCGGAACTTTGATGTCACTGTTAAAAGTGATAATGATGGTTCTCGGAATCGGAATTACCCTAAACCCTAATTTCAATTTTTACGACAAAGCAAGGCCATATTTAAGAGAAATTGTACATACCAGGTATTTCTCACCAAAAAGTTTCAAAAAGACCTCTCACACACTGCTCGAAAGTGTTGACAGCATTATGAAGCTTCCCAGAATATTCAACAGAACCATGAACAAGTGGGCTGCGGGGAAAGTTCAGATTGATATTGTTGCAAAGGATGTGGAGAAGCTCAGTGAGACAATCGATAAAGCGACAGACAAACTTTTAATGGGGCTTGTGGCATCATCGCTTGTAATCGGGGCTTCAATTGTAATGTTCTCAGCAGATATCGAGTATGCCCAATGGCTCATCTATCTGACAGTAGTGATCTATGTGGCAGCATTTTCAATCGGCCTTGGTACTCTGATAAAAATAGTTTATATTGATGATAAGAAGAAGAAAAAGTACTAA